In Candidatus Zixiibacteriota bacterium, a single window of DNA contains:
- a CDS encoding 4Fe-4S dicluster domain-containing protein: protein MNIGRRDFLKLGATASCMAGLAGGAEATEEFDGWPDSLGMLVDTTICIGSNCRRCEEACKKVNDLSLTDLDLSDDSVFDNQRRTDSDNFTVVNRFDNPNDPDKPIFVKRQCMHCAEPACASACLVRAFTKSPEGAVVYNPDVCIGCRYCMVACPFYAPAYDYFDAASPEVRKCTMCHDRIKEGRKPACAEICPKEAITFGKRSDLIKLARDKIRNHPDRYQDHIYGENEVGGTSWLYLAGVDFANLGFDTNLGNTEYPLLTRGFLSAVPLVLTIWPVLLVGLYRATKERGNPAGQDGDTNEERAA, encoded by the coding sequence ATGAACATTGGAAGAAGAGATTTTCTCAAACTGGGGGCAACCGCCTCGTGCATGGCCGGTCTGGCCGGTGGCGCCGAGGCCACCGAGGAGTTTGACGGCTGGCCCGACAGTCTTGGCATGCTGGTCGACACCACTATTTGTATCGGGTCCAACTGTCGGCGATGCGAAGAGGCATGCAAGAAGGTGAACGATCTCAGCCTTACCGATTTGGATCTATCCGACGACTCGGTGTTCGACAATCAGCGACGCACCGACTCCGACAACTTCACGGTGGTCAACCGGTTTGACAATCCCAATGATCCCGACAAGCCGATTTTTGTCAAGCGGCAGTGTATGCATTGCGCCGAACCGGCCTGCGCCTCAGCCTGCCTGGTGCGAGCCTTTACCAAGTCGCCGGAGGGAGCGGTGGTATACAACCCGGATGTGTGTATCGGGTGTCGCTACTGTATGGTTGCATGTCCCTTCTATGCTCCAGCGTATGATTACTTCGATGCCGCCTCGCCGGAGGTGCGCAAGTGCACCATGTGTCATGATCGAATCAAAGAGGGCAGGAAACCGGCCTGCGCCGAGATTTGTCCCAAAGAAGCCATTACCTTTGGCAAGCGTAGCGATCTGATCAAATTGGCACGTGACAAGATCCGAAACCACCCAGATCGATATCAGGATCATATCTATGGCGAGAACGAAGTGGGCGGAACCAGTTGGCTCTACTTAGCCGGTGTCGATTTCGCAAACCTCGGATTCGATACGAACTTGGGTAACACAGAGTACCCACTTCTGACACGAGGCTTCCTCAGCGCCGTACCCCTGGTGTTGACCATCTGGCCGGTGCTACTGGTTGGGCTTTACCGCGCGACAAAAGAACGAGGCAATCCGGCCGGTCAAGATGGCGACACCAATGAAGAAAGGGCAGCATGA
- the nrfD gene encoding polysulfide reductase NrfD: MMARTLDQTPSTHQFDSDLLLGHTWKSYLKGLITPFNVIAAMIMAVGIPLTIIRFTQGIGAVSNLNDTNPWGLWIGVDVLSGVALAAGGFTIGTAVYLFGMKKYHPVVRPAILTGFLGYFFVIVGLCFDLGRPWRLPYPMFVSYGVTSVMFLVGWHVATYLTVQFMEFSPAVFEALGWRNIRKWAVRLTIGATIAGVILSTLHQSALGALFLMAPSKLHPLWYTPYLPIFFFISAIAAGLTMVIFEGMLSHRVFSHQIDANDHHNFDDITVGLGKGAAAVLFTYFCLKWVGVAHHHTWSLLGTPLGYWFLLEVVGFVLGPCLLLTWAVRRSSARAVRVGATWAVLGILFNRINVSMVAMNWQSSDRYVPSWMEIAITVTVITAGLLVFRFIVNRTPTLYRHPAFVNEPDH; the protein is encoded by the coding sequence ATGATGGCGCGCACTTTGGATCAAACTCCCTCAACTCATCAGTTCGACAGTGACCTCCTGTTGGGGCATACATGGAAGTCGTATCTCAAGGGTCTGATCACGCCGTTCAATGTGATTGCGGCAATGATAATGGCCGTCGGCATCCCGTTGACGATCATCCGATTCACTCAAGGGATAGGTGCTGTCAGCAATTTGAACGACACGAATCCGTGGGGTTTGTGGATCGGTGTCGATGTACTCTCCGGTGTAGCCTTGGCCGCGGGTGGGTTTACAATCGGAACGGCCGTCTACCTGTTTGGAATGAAGAAGTACCATCCGGTTGTCAGACCAGCTATACTGACGGGCTTTCTCGGATACTTTTTTGTAATCGTCGGACTTTGTTTCGACCTGGGGCGACCATGGCGACTGCCGTACCCGATGTTCGTCTCCTATGGCGTAACCTCGGTCATGTTCCTGGTCGGCTGGCATGTGGCTACGTATTTAACTGTGCAATTCATGGAGTTCTCTCCGGCCGTTTTTGAAGCGCTCGGTTGGCGCAATATCCGAAAGTGGGCTGTCCGTTTGACCATTGGCGCCACCATTGCTGGAGTCATTCTGTCGACGCTGCATCAGTCGGCCCTCGGTGCTCTTTTCCTGATGGCGCCGTCGAAACTGCATCCGCTTTGGTATACACCCTACCTGCCCATTTTCTTTTTTATCTCAGCCATCGCGGCCGGATTGACGATGGTGATATTCGAAGGGATGCTTTCCCATCGGGTTTTCAGCCATCAGATCGATGCCAACGATCACCACAATTTTGATGACATCACCGTAGGGTTGGGCAAAGGAGCCGCCGCCGTGTTGTTCACCTATTTCTGTCTCAAGTGGGTAGGTGTGGCCCACCACCATACTTGGTCTCTGCTCGGAACGCCACTGGGCTATTGGTTCCTGCTGGAGGTGGTCGGATTTGTGCTGGGTCCCTGCCTGTTACTTACGTGGGCGGTAAGGAGGAGCAGTGCCAGAGCGGTCAGGGTGGGTGCAACCTGGGCGGTGCTGGGTATCCTCTTCAACCGGATCAATGTCTCCATGGTGGCCATGAACTGGCAGTCTTCCGACCGTTATGTCCCAAGCTGGATGGAAATTGCAATTACAGTCACGGTAATCACGGCCGGTCTGCTCGTGTTCAGATTCATAGTCAATCGAACACCCACATTGTATCGGCACCCGGCTTTTGTCAACGAACCCGATCACTGA
- a CDS encoding ATP-binding protein — MSLGLKLYISLFLVMFIGLSVFTVLTITDQKQDMLQLVRQSAIRTTELIESSIHYSMLINRKEDIDQIFKNFETMSGFEVIRIYDKTGRIIFTTRPDEKDGQVAITSRACQVCHQATKPLKSVGTTQRQRIVRAAEGGHDVLALTQPINNEPSCAIVGCHVSLEERTVLGVLDVQMSLETVYANLARNQRQTVIVSVILVLIVLTVVGVLIYSLILVPVRTLSQGTKAIAKGDLSYKIPIRSADEIGELASSFNRMTEELRKAHDEITEWSATLQEKVDQKTEELQQIQTHLAQVEKMASLGKLAATVAHELNNPLEGILTYTRLTRKRLAERRITPELLSSIEGDLSIVCEETLRSGSIVKNLLLFSKREMREFASRDVKHIVEHGLQLVQHHLELNEITLVTVFSDEPIEAVCDRNQLQQALLALFMNAVEAMPQGGHLTVGVLELKDSVRISIQDTGCGIPTEFLAHIFEPFYSGKKGGRGVGLGLSVAYGIIEAHSGRIEVESTVNQGSTFTVEIPKRLPADNSAAESISASGQIEGDRRGS; from the coding sequence ATGTCGCTGGGACTGAAATTATACATCTCGCTGTTCTTGGTGATGTTCATCGGCCTGAGTGTCTTCACCGTCCTCACCATCACTGATCAAAAGCAAGACATGTTGCAACTGGTTCGGCAAAGCGCAATTCGCACCACCGAACTCATCGAGAGTTCTATCCACTACAGTATGTTGATAAATCGAAAAGAAGATATTGATCAAATCTTCAAGAATTTCGAGACGATGTCCGGGTTTGAAGTGATTCGGATCTACGACAAAACGGGCAGGATCATCTTTACTACTCGACCGGACGAAAAGGATGGTCAAGTAGCCATTACATCAAGGGCGTGTCAGGTTTGTCATCAGGCGACGAAGCCGTTGAAATCGGTGGGGACAACGCAACGCCAACGTATTGTCAGGGCCGCCGAGGGCGGTCACGATGTTCTCGCTCTGACGCAACCGATCAATAACGAACCGTCCTGCGCAATCGTTGGGTGCCATGTTTCACTTGAGGAGCGAACCGTGCTCGGGGTCCTTGATGTACAGATGTCACTGGAAACAGTTTACGCCAATCTGGCCAGGAACCAGCGTCAGACAGTAATCGTATCGGTCATCCTGGTCCTAATCGTTCTTACCGTTGTTGGTGTACTCATCTACAGTTTGATACTTGTTCCCGTGCGTACTCTCAGCCAGGGGACCAAGGCTATTGCGAAAGGTGATCTGAGTTACAAGATACCCATAAGGTCTGCCGATGAGATCGGTGAACTGGCCAGCTCGTTCAACAGAATGACCGAGGAACTCAGGAAAGCCCACGACGAAATTACCGAATGGTCGGCGACGCTTCAGGAGAAGGTCGATCAGAAAACCGAGGAACTGCAGCAAATCCAGACTCATCTGGCCCAGGTGGAGAAAATGGCCTCGCTGGGCAAACTGGCGGCGACAGTGGCCCACGAACTGAACAACCCGTTGGAGGGTATTCTGACATATACGCGTCTGACACGGAAACGTCTGGCTGAGAGAAGAATCACGCCGGAGTTGCTTTCGTCGATCGAAGGGGATTTGTCAATAGTCTGTGAAGAGACACTGCGCAGCGGCAGTATTGTCAAGAACCTCCTTCTGTTTTCCAAAAGGGAGATGCGAGAGTTTGCATCGCGGGACGTGAAACACATTGTTGAACACGGCCTTCAGTTAGTGCAGCATCATCTGGAGTTGAATGAGATCACGCTGGTCACGGTGTTCTCTGACGAGCCGATCGAGGCAGTCTGCGATCGAAATCAACTTCAACAGGCGCTGCTGGCCCTCTTTATGAACGCCGTCGAGGCTATGCCCCAGGGAGGACACCTTACAGTTGGCGTGCTCGAACTGAAAGACTCAGTTAGGATTTCGATTCAGGATACCGGGTGCGGGATTCCAACGGAGTTTCTTGCTCACATATTCGAACCATTCTACAGCGGCAAAAAGGGAGGCAGGGGTGTTGGGTTGGGGTTGTCGGTCGCATATGGTATTATTGAAGCACATAGCGGCCGTATCGAGGTAGAGTCCACTGTGAACCAGGGCAGCACCTTTACCGTCGAGATACCAAAACGGCTCCCCGCCGACAATAGCGCGGCCGAGTCAATATCGGCATCAGGACAAATAGAAGGAGACAGACGTGGGTCATAA
- a CDS encoding sigma-54 dependent transcriptional regulator — MGHNKNGQSLSILIVDDEHSVRDSLTKWFKEFGYTVEAASDATKTLQKLRRGRWDIALLDVKLPGMDGIELNRKLKEIDPDLTTIMITAYASVDTAVKSLKDGADDYVTKPIDPDYLVHLVSRIGDRKRLQTENVQLKERIQELYEYDQIIGDSPAIHRVHELVRAVAPTDTTVMIRGESGTGKELIARSIHSASPRRFFPIITINCGGLTPGLTESEFFGHEKGAFTGAVYRRKGKLEMANTGTVFLDEIGNIDAKTQSDLLRVIETKQFTRVGGNEIINVDFRLICATNSNLEHAVEKGEFREDLYYRLNVFSVQVPPLRERRSDIPILANHFLKKLASSMNKAVSGFSEDALTLLTNHDWPGNVRELHNAIERAVVVAEGPKVAGACLPILNGKSDTRQGMSMESVERIHIQKVLDQSAGNVTHAADILQIDRTTLYHKIEKYGLRR; from the coding sequence GTGGGTCATAATAAGAACGGCCAGTCGTTGAGTATCTTGATAGTAGATGACGAACATAGTGTTCGCGATTCTCTCACCAAGTGGTTCAAGGAATTCGGCTACACTGTCGAGGCGGCGTCTGATGCTACGAAGACGCTGCAGAAACTGAGGCGGGGGCGATGGGACATCGCGCTTTTGGACGTCAAACTTCCCGGCATGGATGGCATAGAGCTGAACCGCAAGCTAAAGGAGATTGATCCGGACCTCACCACTATTATGATAACCGCCTATGCCTCGGTGGACACCGCCGTCAAGTCGCTCAAAGATGGTGCAGATGACTACGTGACAAAGCCGATAGACCCCGATTACCTGGTTCATCTGGTCAGCCGAATAGGTGATCGCAAGCGGCTCCAGACAGAAAACGTGCAACTCAAGGAACGCATCCAGGAGTTGTATGAGTACGACCAGATCATAGGTGATAGCCCGGCCATCCATCGTGTCCACGAATTGGTCCGAGCGGTGGCGCCTACCGACACGACGGTGATGATCAGGGGAGAAAGCGGTACCGGCAAAGAACTAATTGCCCGATCAATTCACTCGGCCTCGCCGCGAAGGTTCTTCCCTATCATCACGATAAACTGTGGAGGGCTGACACCCGGTCTCACCGAGAGTGAGTTTTTTGGACATGAGAAAGGGGCATTCACCGGCGCCGTTTATCGTCGTAAGGGGAAACTGGAAATGGCCAATACCGGTACGGTCTTCCTTGACGAGATCGGTAACATTGACGCCAAGACGCAGTCGGATCTGCTCCGTGTTATTGAGACTAAACAGTTTACCCGGGTCGGCGGTAACGAGATTATCAATGTAGACTTCCGCCTGATCTGTGCCACCAATAGCAATCTTGAGCACGCTGTGGAGAAGGGAGAGTTTAGAGAAGATCTGTACTATCGTTTGAATGTCTTTTCTGTTCAGGTGCCGCCGCTCAGAGAGAGACGATCGGACATCCCGATACTGGCCAATCACTTTCTCAAGAAACTGGCCTCCAGCATGAACAAAGCGGTCAGCGGTTTCTCTGAGGATGCCCTTACCTTACTTACTAATCATGATTGGCCGGGGAATGTCAGGGAACTTCACAACGCTATCGAGCGTGCAGTCGTGGTGGCCGAAGGACCTAAAGTCGCAGGCGCATGCCTGCCGATTCTCAATGGGAAATCAGACACGCGGCAGGGCATGAGCATGGAATCGGTAGAGAGAATCCACATACAAAAAGTGTTGGATCAATCTGCGGGAAACGTCACTCATGCAGCGGACATTCTTCAGATAGATAGGACGACACTGTACCATAAGATCGAAAAATACGGACTGCGCAGATAA
- a CDS encoding archaemetzincin family Zn-dependent metalloprotease: MTIQIVPLRFEDASLLEAVSAALKEVLGAKVAIAQNGFSLEEGRDRFRNQVDSTWVLSHLLETYPKCIDKVLGITEQDLFIPVLTYVFGEAELGGRVAVVSSHRFRDELYGLPAEPQKMRDRLITESLHELGHTFGLTHCHSTECVMRTSCCAEEIDFKPARFCSPCSERLRRAST, encoded by the coding sequence GTGACAATTCAAATTGTTCCATTACGATTCGAGGATGCATCCCTACTGGAGGCAGTTTCTGCGGCCTTGAAGGAAGTTCTGGGAGCGAAGGTGGCGATTGCCCAAAACGGTTTTTCCTTGGAAGAGGGGCGGGATCGATTTAGAAACCAGGTCGATTCCACTTGGGTTCTCTCGCACCTTTTGGAAACATATCCGAAGTGTATCGACAAGGTCTTAGGGATCACCGAGCAGGATCTCTTTATACCGGTTCTGACATACGTGTTCGGTGAAGCTGAGCTTGGCGGCCGAGTAGCGGTTGTATCGTCGCACCGTTTTCGAGACGAATTGTATGGGCTACCGGCTGAACCACAGAAGATGCGTGACAGACTCATAACGGAATCATTGCACGAACTGGGCCACACCTTCGGCCTGACCCACTGTCATAGCACCGAGTGCGTAATGCGCACCAGCTGTTGTGCTGAGGAAATCGACTTCAAACCCGCCAGGTTCTGCTCACCCTGCTCAGAACGCCTGCGAAGGGCAAGCACATAG
- a CDS encoding N(5)-(carboxyethyl)ornithine synthase, with protein sequence MRNCTFGVVGISKKENERRLPIHPEHLLRLPEHVRRQLIFEEGYGEPLGIGDSEIAALAGGIATRRKLLADIGRVIIPKPVLSDLQELREGGVLWGWPHCVQQSDITQTAIDRKQTLIAFEDMFVWGPNGQVGRHTFYKNNEIAGYAAVLHALQLRGIDGHYGNQRKTIIFSFGAVSRGAIYALKARGFRDITICILRPDHEVREEVLDCHYVRIRRGRGGEARILVIEHNGSERPLLDLISRSDIIVNGTMQDPDHPTLFVSEDEKSCLKPGCLIIDVSCDEGMGFYFAKPTTFRDPMFKIGQADYYAVDHTPSYLWESASRSISAALIVHLPDVVAGRERWQEIETIRRAINIDAGVIQKPDILSFQKRQSIYPHEPVN encoded by the coding sequence ATGAGAAACTGTACGTTTGGAGTCGTTGGCATCTCTAAAAAAGAAAATGAGCGACGACTCCCAATCCACCCTGAGCATCTATTGCGCTTACCCGAACATGTGCGCCGTCAATTGATATTTGAGGAGGGGTATGGGGAGCCGCTCGGTATCGGTGATTCGGAGATAGCGGCTCTGGCAGGTGGCATTGCTACACGTCGGAAATTGTTGGCCGACATTGGAAGAGTTATCATTCCCAAGCCAGTGTTATCCGATTTGCAGGAACTTCGCGAGGGCGGAGTTCTTTGGGGCTGGCCACATTGCGTTCAACAGTCGGATATCACTCAGACTGCGATCGATCGTAAACAAACACTCATCGCCTTTGAGGATATGTTTGTTTGGGGGCCAAACGGACAGGTTGGCCGTCACACATTTTATAAGAACAACGAAATCGCTGGCTACGCTGCGGTATTACATGCCCTGCAATTAAGAGGCATTGACGGGCACTACGGAAACCAACGCAAAACGATCATTTTTAGTTTCGGCGCCGTAAGCCGTGGTGCGATATACGCTCTAAAGGCACGTGGGTTTAGAGACATCACAATCTGCATTCTACGCCCAGATCACGAAGTACGGGAGGAGGTGCTCGATTGCCATTATGTCCGGATTAGAAGAGGGAGAGGAGGGGAAGCGCGTATTTTGGTCATTGAGCACAATGGTAGTGAGAGGCCGTTACTTGATCTGATCAGCCGATCGGATATTATTGTGAACGGAACTATGCAGGATCCCGATCATCCCACCCTATTTGTGTCTGAAGATGAGAAATCCTGCCTCAAGCCAGGTTGCTTGATCATTGATGTCAGTTGCGATGAGGGGATGGGATTCTATTTTGCCAAGCCAACTACGTTTAGGGACCCAATGTTTAAGATAGGACAGGCAGATTACTATGCGGTGGATCATACACCAAGCTATCTCTGGGAAAGCGCCTCTCGATCTATTTCCGCCGCTCTCATCGTGCATCTGCCGGATGTGGTCGCGGGACGTGAGAGGTGGCAGGAGATTGAGACCATACGACGGGCAATAAATATCGACGCGGGTGTAATTCAAAAACCCGACATACTGTCCTTTCAGAAGCGCCAGTCGATCTACCCCCACGAACCTGTCAATTAG
- a CDS encoding RNA-binding protein, producing the protein MNLYVGNLSPKTTEWQLRKAFARHGKVSKISMGKQPPEGDPFGFCFVEMPFDSQASRAITQLNGEKLGGYALNVKESGVNV; encoded by the coding sequence ATGAATCTATACGTCGGTAATTTATCGCCAAAGACAACGGAATGGCAACTTCGCAAGGCGTTCGCGCGGCACGGCAAAGTCAGCAAGATCAGTATGGGCAAGCAACCACCTGAGGGCGATCCATTTGGCTTCTGCTTTGTTGAAATGCCGTTCGACAGTCAGGCTTCGCGGGCGATCACGCAACTGAACGGCGAGAAGCTTGGCGGCTATGCTCTAAATGTCAAAGAAAGCGGCGTGAATGTCTGA
- a CDS encoding RNA-binding protein — MKIYVGNLAHETTEPQLRESFEAFGTVDSTSIVMDKDSGKSKGFAFVEMSSDDHAQKAITGLHGKDLAGNPLKVNAARDNSSSSN, encoded by the coding sequence ATGAAGATCTATGTAGGAAACCTCGCTCATGAGACAACCGAGCCGCAGCTTCGTGAGTCATTCGAAGCATTCGGAACAGTGGACTCGACGAGCATCGTAATGGACAAGGACAGCGGCAAGTCGAAGGGATTCGCTTTCGTTGAGATGTCCTCAGACGACCATGCACAGAAGGCCATCACTGGTCTGCACGGCAAGGATCTGGCCGGGAACCCGTTGAAGGTGAATGCGGCCAGGGACAACTCGTCCTCCAGTAACTAG
- a CDS encoding response regulator transcription factor has protein sequence MAKIRVLLIEDNRLLREGITAMLNEQPDIKAVSATGNGDALEKAKKIKPQVVLLDLGLRSQNSIRVAEAIKRKHPKAEIVVMDLMPVQSEVVEFVKAGVSGFILKDATIDDFLHTIRSVAEGKKVLPPSLTGSLFSHIVEYAVQSGKADRFMKAVKLTKREHEVVDLIARGMSNKEIARELNIAVHTVKSHVHNTLEKLALHTRLELASFALTEGMVRSSGRRPSKDSD, from the coding sequence GTGGCCAAGATTCGAGTGCTCTTGATAGAAGATAATCGCCTTCTGCGTGAAGGCATTACTGCCATGCTCAATGAACAGCCGGATATAAAGGCCGTTTCAGCGACGGGCAATGGTGATGCCTTGGAAAAAGCCAAGAAGATCAAGCCCCAGGTTGTACTGCTTGATCTGGGCCTGAGGAGCCAGAACAGTATTCGAGTCGCGGAGGCGATCAAGAGAAAACATCCGAAGGCCGAGATCGTGGTGATGGATCTTATGCCGGTGCAGTCTGAAGTCGTCGAATTCGTCAAAGCGGGAGTGTCCGGTTTCATCCTCAAGGATGCCACCATCGATGACTTTCTGCACACCATACGGTCGGTGGCTGAAGGCAAAAAGGTACTTCCACCGTCGCTGACAGGATCACTGTTCTCTCACATTGTGGAGTACGCCGTTCAAAGCGGCAAAGCAGACCGTTTTATGAAGGCGGTCAAGCTGACCAAGCGGGAGCATGAGGTTGTGGACCTTATCGCAAGGGGAATGAGTAACAAGGAAATCGCCAGAGAGCTGAATATTGCAGTACATACCGTTAAGAGCCATGTTCACAACACTCTGGAGAAACTGGCTCTTCACACCCGTTTGGAATTGGCCAGCTTTGCCCTCACTGAGGGAATGGTGAGATCTTCAGGCAGACGTCCCTCCAAAGACTCCGATTAG
- a CDS encoding ATP cone domain-containing protein translates to MDTITKRSGLKEEFRSAKIENSMRNAGITEETAQKVAGNISHHEGISTSEVRNRVIGGIKNHEPQAAKQYESHPKKTHKI, encoded by the coding sequence ATGGACACCATAACAAAGCGATCAGGACTCAAAGAGGAGTTTCGTTCGGCCAAGATCGAGAACTCGATGAGGAACGCCGGCATCACTGAGGAAACGGCTCAAAAAGTGGCCGGTAACATCAGTCATCACGAAGGCATAAGCACGTCGGAGGTTCGGAATCGCGTTATCGGCGGCATTAAGAACCACGAGCCGCAGGCCGCCAAACAGTACGAATCGCACCCGAAAAAGACTCACAAGATTTGA
- a CDS encoding radical SAM protein, with protein sequence MRKLSIGIIDLVAKAPTKTLWMRVMGANLASIMPQAVAIWCEEQGHEVTLVTYTGREDLLNELPGKVDMVFIGSFTESALLAYALSSLFRAKGTVTVLGGPHARCYPQDAQKYFDYVLGFTDRTLIQEITGDCSPHRPHGLHLSASGHPVQMPSVRARWKYIEQTLRKAPFIKLIPLLSSLGCPYACDFCIDSSVPYQPLDVETMKEDLRFLLGKFKRPRVAWHDPSFGVQFDNCLDAIEEAVPPGSVDFIAESTLSLLSEKHILRLKHNGFKALLPGIESWFDLGNKSRAGKTMGSDRVLRISEQINMILRHVPYVQTNHIVGLDGDEGPEPFELTKRFLDITPGAFPAYSLLSAFGQAAPLNLTFQRDNRVLPFPFHLLSNSQMNVRPRHYSWPEFYDRLIDLTKYSFSPRMILKRLLANREMIPKWLNVVRAVSSEGAGRIRYFTEIRRLLDTDRSLRRFFEQETTDVPQYFIEKIRRDLGHFWEWLPEGAITHDPNAYLVSQQKKCSFCITSDTGAA encoded by the coding sequence ATGCGCAAGCTCTCCATTGGCATAATTGATCTCGTGGCCAAAGCTCCGACAAAAACCTTGTGGATGCGCGTAATGGGAGCGAACCTGGCCAGTATTATGCCGCAGGCTGTAGCGATCTGGTGTGAAGAGCAGGGCCATGAAGTTACGCTGGTCACATATACTGGCCGAGAAGACCTCCTCAATGAACTGCCGGGCAAAGTGGATATGGTTTTCATCGGATCTTTCACCGAATCGGCGCTGCTTGCGTACGCTCTCAGTAGCCTGTTCAGGGCTAAAGGCACAGTTACTGTACTTGGCGGGCCTCATGCACGGTGCTACCCGCAGGACGCTCAGAAGTACTTCGATTATGTCTTGGGATTCACCGACAGGACACTGATCCAGGAAATCACAGGAGATTGTTCCCCGCATCGCCCTCACGGTTTACACCTGTCAGCAAGCGGGCATCCTGTACAAATGCCCAGTGTAAGAGCGCGCTGGAAGTACATTGAACAGACGTTGAGGAAAGCACCGTTTATCAAGTTGATCCCACTCTTGAGCAGTTTGGGTTGTCCGTATGCCTGTGACTTCTGTATTGACTCATCAGTTCCATACCAACCGTTGGACGTTGAAACGATGAAGGAAGATCTGCGTTTTTTACTCGGCAAGTTCAAGCGACCTCGGGTGGCGTGGCACGATCCAAGTTTTGGCGTTCAGTTTGACAACTGTCTGGATGCGATTGAAGAGGCTGTTCCGCCTGGGAGCGTTGATTTCATTGCTGAGTCCACATTGTCGTTGCTTTCGGAGAAGCACATTCTGCGCCTCAAACACAACGGATTCAAGGCACTCTTGCCCGGCATAGAGTCGTGGTTTGATCTCGGCAATAAATCCAGGGCGGGCAAAACCATGGGATCGGACAGGGTTCTGAGAATATCTGAACAAATCAACATGATTCTGAGACATGTTCCTTATGTGCAAACCAACCATATTGTGGGTCTTGACGGTGATGAGGGACCGGAGCCCTTCGAACTGACCAAGCGTTTCCTGGATATTACGCCCGGGGCGTTCCCCGCCTACTCTTTACTGTCAGCATTCGGGCAGGCGGCACCGCTTAATCTGACTTTTCAGCGGGACAATAGAGTCCTCCCATTTCCCTTTCATCTACTCAGTAACAGTCAGATGAATGTAAGGCCCCGGCATTACTCTTGGCCGGAGTTTTACGATCGTCTGATTGATCTGACTAAGTACTCGTTTTCTCCTCGCATGATACTCAAGCGTCTCTTGGCCAATAGGGAGATGATTCCGAAGTGGTTAAACGTTGTGCGAGCAGTTTCATCGGAAGGCGCCGGTCGGATCCGATACTTCACCGAAATACGTCGGCTATTAGATACGGACCGATCGCTCCGACGGTTCTTCGAGCAGGAGACGACTGATGTTCCTCAGTACTTCATTGAGAAGATTCGTCGCGACCTCGGACACTTCTGGGAATGGTTACCGGAAGGGGCCATCACTCACGACCCCAATGCCTATCTTGTGTCACAGCAGAAGAAGTGTTCCTTCTGCATCACTTCAGATACCGGAGCAGCCTGA
- a CDS encoding RNA-binding protein gives MNIYIGNMAFDTTEDQLRQAFEGFGEVSSVRMITDRDSGKAKGFAFVEMPGTDEAKAAVAGLKGHELNGRTLTVDEAKPRAESNNVLTGNREGGNHYRKVYQKPATHPRTARDRDGFRGE, from the coding sequence ATGAACATCTACATCGGAAACATGGCGTTTGATACGACAGAAGATCAGTTACGCCAAGCCTTCGAGGGATTCGGGGAGGTCTCATCTGTCAGGATGATTACAGACCGTGACAGCGGTAAAGCGAAGGGGTTTGCTTTTGTCGAGATGCCTGGCACGGACGAAGCTAAAGCTGCCGTGGCCGGCCTCAAAGGTCATGAGCTTAATGGACGCACACTGACTGTCGACGAAGCGAAACCACGCGCCGAAAGCAACAACGTCCTGACCGGCAATCGCGAAGGTGGCAACCACTACCGCAAGGTGTACCAAAAGCCAGCTACCCACCCGCGTACTGCACGGGACCGGGACGGTTTCAGAGGAGAGTAA